A region of Bacteroidota bacterium DNA encodes the following proteins:
- a CDS encoding molybdopterin-dependent oxidoreductase, producing the protein MKVANLKPYKANKTALLIDFMQLCKEYLSKVSIILKNKFSTACPRNCYSTCSFYVIVEDGKVVNIEPHPANKATPEGVCIKGLGYVERANSPDRLLHPLLKNKTTGKFEKISWEEVYSLLVEKLNYFKNKYGNHSIFFLTGSGMSGMLNDVSSNFWKLFGGCTRQYGNLCWPAGLEAVRLTLGENKHNAPWDLEQAKLIIFWGKNPAETNVQQMIFVEKAQEKGAKVIVIDPRKTQSAERSDLLIQPKPGTDAALALCIANILIENGWIDHEFIEKHVRGFEDFKTHVQTFTLEKTVEITGVKEDFILKLAEEIGTTKPMTIAPGYGMQRFSNGGQTIRTILALQIITGNIGKSGANFHYANLQSYVFDDLKEPLSYYPDAENDKPFRRVINMTSLGEDMLKTTDPELKMLWVERGNPVAQNPDTNTVLEAIRKMEFTVVIDQFMTDTAIEADLVLPAKNMFEQSDIIGSYWNPYIQLKQKVTEPPADVKPETEIYWELAYKLGFDKVLIEANIPSPTDESIDNWLKNILKKHPEINWEKLKQGPQLANGHEEVAFADLEFKTPSGKIELYSIEAVKMWGINPLADYTETVENESNSEFPLQLLTPNTKNRIHSQFGNLKSIAQFDEKPFVAINPYDAQERNITKGDLVKVFNNRGSLEIEARFDFGLRLGCVAIYNGWWLQEGGTPNLLSKGRETDMGHGAAFHDCMLEVGKIGS; encoded by the coding sequence TTGAAAGTTGCAAATCTGAAGCCATACAAAGCAAATAAGACTGCATTATTAATTGATTTTATGCAACTTTGCAAAGAATATTTGAGCAAAGTATCCATTATTTTGAAAAACAAATTCTCCACCGCCTGCCCCCGTAACTGTTACAGCACCTGTAGCTTTTATGTGATTGTTGAAGATGGCAAAGTTGTTAATATTGAACCACATCCTGCAAACAAAGCAACTCCTGAAGGAGTCTGTATAAAAGGCTTGGGCTATGTTGAACGAGCCAATTCTCCTGACAGGCTACTTCATCCACTACTTAAAAATAAAACAACCGGAAAATTTGAAAAGATCAGTTGGGAAGAAGTGTATTCCCTCTTGGTTGAAAAGCTAAATTACTTCAAAAACAAATATGGAAATCATAGCATCTTTTTTCTGACAGGAAGTGGGATGTCAGGTATGTTGAATGATGTCAGCAGTAACTTTTGGAAATTGTTTGGTGGTTGTACAAGGCAATATGGAAATCTGTGCTGGCCAGCAGGCCTTGAGGCCGTTCGATTGACATTAGGGGAAAATAAGCATAATGCACCCTGGGATTTAGAACAAGCCAAACTCATTATTTTCTGGGGAAAAAATCCGGCTGAAACCAATGTGCAGCAAATGATATTTGTTGAGAAAGCACAGGAGAAGGGAGCCAAAGTAATCGTTATTGATCCTCGCAAGACACAAAGTGCTGAAAGATCTGATTTACTCATTCAACCCAAACCAGGAACGGATGCAGCTCTGGCTTTGTGCATTGCCAATATTCTTATTGAAAACGGTTGGATTGATCATGAGTTTATTGAAAAGCATGTTCGCGGTTTCGAAGATTTCAAAACACATGTTCAGACTTTTACGCTTGAGAAAACAGTTGAAATTACTGGAGTCAAAGAAGATTTCATCCTGAAACTTGCAGAAGAAATTGGAACAACAAAACCTATGACTATTGCTCCGGGATATGGCATGCAACGATTTTCAAATGGAGGTCAAACCATTCGAACCATTTTAGCATTACAAATTATCACTGGAAATATTGGGAAATCAGGAGCTAATTTCCATTATGCAAATCTTCAGTCTTATGTATTTGATGATTTGAAAGAACCTCTCTCCTATTATCCTGATGCTGAAAATGACAAACCATTCAGGCGAGTAATAAACATGACTTCATTGGGAGAAGATATGCTTAAAACCACTGATCCCGAACTCAAAATGCTATGGGTAGAAAGAGGAAATCCTGTGGCTCAAAATCCGGACACGAATACTGTCTTAGAAGCCATTCGGAAAATGGAATTCACGGTAGTTATTGATCAGTTCATGACAGATACGGCTATAGAAGCTGACCTTGTTCTTCCTGCCAAAAACATGTTCGAACAATCGGATATTATTGGTTCATACTGGAATCCATACATCCAGTTAAAGCAGAAAGTGACAGAGCCACCAGCGGATGTAAAACCTGAGACTGAAATCTATTGGGAATTAGCCTATAAGCTTGGTTTTGATAAAGTATTAATAGAAGCCAATATCCCCTCTCCGACAGATGAGAGCATAGATAATTGGTTGAAAAACATTCTCAAAAAACATCCAGAAATTAATTGGGAAAAATTGAAACAAGGGCCCCAACTAGCCAATGGTCATGAAGAGGTTGCATTTGCAGATTTGGAGTTTAAAACCCCTTCTGGAAAAATCGAACTTTATTCGATAGAAGCAGTGAAAATGTGGGGAATTAATCCTTTAGCTGACTACACAGAAACAGTTGAAAATGAGAGCAACTCAGAATTTCCTTTGCAACTGCTGACACCAAATACAAAGAATAGAATTCACTCGCAGTTTGGTAACCTGAAGTCAATCGCTCAATTTGATGAGAAACCTTTTGTTGCCATTAATCCCTATGATGCACAAGAAAGAAATATTACCAAAGGTGATTTAGTAAAGGTTTTTAACAATAGAGGAAGTCTTGAAATTGAAGCTCGTTTTGATTTTGGACTGCGATTGGGTTGCGTTGCTATTTACAATGGTTGGTGGCTACAGGAAGGAGGGACACCCAACTTGCTTTCCAAAGGAAGAGAGACTGACATGGGACATGGGGCTGCTTTTCATGATTGTATGTTGGAGGTTGGGAAAATAGGCTCCTGA